The segment GTCCACGTGGCTTTCGGCCGCGAAGTTCACCACCGCATTGATCTTGTGGTCGTTCAGGATCGCGGTGACACACTTTCGGTCGCAGATGTCGCCGTGGGCGAAGACGTAGCGGTCGCCCGCCTCGTTCTCCAGGGCGCGCAGGCTGCCGGGGTTGCCCGCGTAGGTCAGCTTGTCCAGGTTCACCAGCAGCCAGTCCGGGTGGCGCTGGCGCATGGCATAGAGGAAATTGGCTCCGATGAATCCGCAGCCGCCGGTGACGAGCAGGCGCATGGTGGCTCCTTGGTGCGATTGGCGTTCGAGGCAGTAGTACCCGCTGACCGTCATGGGCGCAAGGGCGGCCGGCGGCTCCGGTTCAAGCCATGGGGGCAAGGCCGCCGGTCTGTCGCAAGGCCTCGTAGAGCAGAATTCCGGCGGCGGTGGAAAGGTTCAGGCTCCGCACGGTGTCGAAGGTGGGGATGCGCACGCGCAAGGGGCAGAGGTCGAAAACGTTTTCCGGCAGGCCGCGCGTCTCCGGGCCAAGCACTATTGCATCGCCTGGCTCGAAGTGGAATTGGTGGTGCGCAACGCCGCCGCGTGCGCTGGTGAGCACGATGCGTGAGCACTCGCCCGAGCAGGCCAGGGCGGCCTCGAAGGCGGCCCAGTGCGGATGGACCGAGAGGGTGACGTTCTTCCAGTAGTCCAGTCCCGCGCGCTTGAGGTGCTTGTCGTCGATTGTGAAGCCAAGGGGTTCGATGAGGTGCAGCGGGGTTCGGGTGGCCGCGCACAGCCGGGCGATGTTGCCGGTGTTGGGCGGAATCTCCGGCTGGAAGAGCACGATGCGCATGGGGAGGTCCTGTGGTTGTTGCGGAAACGAAAAAGGCCCCGACGTGGCGGGGCCGATTTCTCGATGGTGGGCGATCCGGGATTTGAACTCGGGACTTCCACCGTGTGAAGGTGGCACTCTAACCGCTGAGTTAATCGCCCGTTGGGAAGGACTCTTTACGGCAAGCCC is part of the Humidesulfovibrio mexicanus genome and harbors:
- a CDS encoding tRNA (cytidine(34)-2'-O)-methyltransferase; amino-acid sequence: MRIVLFQPEIPPNTGNIARLCAATRTPLHLIEPLGFTIDDKHLKRAGLDYWKNVTLSVHPHWAAFEAALACSGECSRIVLTSARGGVAHHQFHFEPGDAIVLGPETRGLPENVFDLCPLRVRIPTFDTVRSLNLSTAAGILLYEALRQTGGLAPMA